A single genomic interval of Sporosarcina sp. ANT_H38 harbors:
- a CDS encoding helix-turn-helix transcriptional regulator has translation MNILTITGKKRESYKVELEHSLLWECALGIAAITNSPLLDTLEKKSEFEKLRQKMPEELIRELKYVEEHNTWKSLLQLLHAFEKNSNDLEKFKDYVNNLGAVELKYSCLPYFGINFQDKRMLAANGDMESVALMTQAAKENQFLPTYIEFISQVDVVDFKNHLLHVMSLWVETVLHADADQLLAILERDFNEKNSMKEKLSPEEFVSWSTGGTEYAPEPSVHRVLLIPQLTYRPWTIMSDIEETKVFYYPVPNKSIDPSDKYLPNYFLIQKHKALGDEVRLRMIKLLSERDCSLKEITEQLELGKSTVHHHLKILRAASLVGQKASNYYLKEKSVASLPEELELYLNQS, from the coding sequence ATGAACATATTAACAATTACAGGTAAAAAAAGAGAATCATACAAAGTAGAACTCGAGCATTCGTTATTGTGGGAATGTGCATTAGGCATTGCCGCTATCACAAATTCTCCTTTACTGGACACGTTAGAGAAAAAAAGTGAATTTGAAAAGCTTAGACAGAAAATGCCTGAAGAGTTAATAAGAGAACTTAAGTATGTAGAAGAACACAATACATGGAAAAGTTTACTTCAGCTTTTACACGCTTTCGAAAAAAATTCGAATGATCTAGAGAAATTCAAGGACTATGTCAATAACCTAGGCGCTGTAGAACTTAAGTATAGTTGTCTTCCATACTTCGGAATAAATTTTCAAGATAAGAGAATGCTTGCGGCAAATGGAGACATGGAATCAGTCGCCTTAATGACACAAGCAGCAAAAGAAAATCAGTTTCTCCCCACTTATATCGAATTTATAAGCCAGGTTGATGTCGTTGATTTTAAAAATCATTTACTTCATGTAATGTCTTTGTGGGTTGAAACAGTCCTTCATGCAGATGCGGATCAGTTGCTAGCCATTTTAGAAAGAGATTTCAATGAAAAAAACAGCATGAAAGAAAAATTATCTCCTGAAGAGTTTGTTTCGTGGTCTACTGGTGGAACAGAATATGCACCTGAGCCAAGTGTTCATCGAGTTTTATTGATCCCCCAACTGACGTATCGCCCCTGGACAATTATGTCGGATATTGAAGAAACAAAAGTTTTTTATTATCCTGTTCCGAATAAAAGCATTGATCCTAGCGACAAGTACCTTCCCAACTACTTTTTAATTCAAAAACATAAGGCATTGGGAGACGAAGTGAGGCTACGAATGATTAAGCTATTATCTGAACGTGATTGTTCGTTAAAGGAAATAACTGAGCAGCTTGAACTTGGAAAATCAACTGTTCATCATCATCTAAAAATTTTAAGGGCTGCCTCATTAGTTGGTCAAAAAGCATCCAATTATTATTTGAAAGAAAAATCCGTTGCTTCCTTGCCCGAAGAGCTAGAACTCTATTTGAACCAATCATGA
- a CDS encoding response regulator transcription factor, with protein MMGSKKILVVDDEEILRMLITDTLEFEGYTIEEAEDGQEGYEKITSNRYDLILLDYMMPHLTGMEVLEKMQSLALEVPVIMLTAKAQQADREMAHSYGANYFMPKPFSPAELVTLVNQILGD; from the coding sequence ATGATGGGGTCGAAAAAAATTCTGGTTGTAGATGACGAAGAGATTTTACGAATGCTGATTACCGATACGCTGGAATTCGAGGGGTATACAATTGAAGAAGCTGAAGATGGACAGGAGGGTTATGAAAAAATAACGAGTAATCGATATGATCTGATTCTTCTCGATTATATGATGCCTCATTTGACTGGCATGGAAGTGCTTGAGAAAATGCAATCCCTTGCGCTTGAAGTTCCGGTCATTATGCTGACAGCAAAAGCGCAGCAAGCCGATCGGGAAATGGCTCATAGCTATGGAGCAAACTATTTTATGCCAAAACCGTTCAGTCCAGCTGAATTGGTCACGCTCGTCAATCAAATTTTAGGCGATTGA
- a CDS encoding ATP-binding protein: MKKGGIRQQYLAIALIITIILVLVTAGFYLYVKNSWNELSTEQETVFDKANSIDDLTDSINSLFFRARGYYAFQNDRELELAYKEIHRVQKIITHIRTYELSSEEQTLIDEIDAFLIDYETTSLPNAIALVEANDYEGLRKLSNDGRTDTVNQLVEYSHLYNDKMKDGLVSVFGKTTTQLNNFFLLLILLGAILLTLGAWMIQRVLSRIIRPIEQMKSAADSYQNEQQFTFRPTKRSDEIGALSDSFAKMINIIQSNEQELVSQNEELLSQQDELVDRQLKMEDALSEARYSKVRLERYNDLNHQLSFSLDKQALADNVLDYFDELYSIDVGAFWLPQNGEHSLKGFSEEMFDEFKENQLSYVHLRLQSEPYFIIKRQADYEKGISTSPTYVYDFFTAIKDSKGRFSTAISLSRIGRPFTKEDTHDIYGLIKRVSLAVDRIIQYDIINRERTLNQNILDSVNESIQFVSKAGIMEKHNRALFGLLDLPTNQSDDELSKEQWLQGFLDKTHDQGQLQVFFEASLSSQAESVSQTFYTIEGEIPKVMNVYSLPVMIEGNKAGTIFVHRDITQEHEINRMKTELVSTVSHELRTPLSSVLGFTELLLSRDMDPARQKRYLETIHKEAKRLTTLINDFLDLQRMESGKQSYNMSEINIFDIAQQTVELFPISDSHSFEIIDNTTNSPLYADGDRLVQVFTNLFSNAIKFSPEGGKITVSLVTEQDRVVVSIKDNGIGIPQNQVVHMFEKFHRFDNSYSRKIGGTGLGLSICREIIEKHEGSIWIESEENKGTNVSFSLPIKTKVTNEMLSLNAPSVVIVEDDSSIALLLAEGLIMKGFSVIHHSEVDAAFNYAKEQQPDCMVIDLMLGNNQTGWDLIRHLKEETSTQQIPIIISSALEKQEQLIEQFHVEHYMTKPYPLHKLSETVLTALHIKDGRILYPDSSRNRL, translated from the coding sequence ATGAAAAAGGGTGGAATCAGACAGCAATATTTAGCAATCGCATTAATCATCACAATTATTTTAGTTCTAGTGACTGCTGGTTTTTACTTATATGTGAAAAATTCATGGAATGAATTATCAACAGAGCAGGAAACCGTGTTTGACAAAGCAAATAGTATAGACGACCTTACCGACTCTATCAACAGTCTATTCTTCCGTGCACGCGGTTACTATGCATTCCAAAACGACAGAGAATTAGAGCTAGCATATAAGGAGATACACCGTGTCCAAAAAATCATTACTCATATTCGCACATATGAATTGTCTTCAGAAGAACAAACCTTAATTGATGAAATTGATGCATTTCTAATTGATTATGAAACTACTTCATTACCAAATGCGATAGCTCTCGTAGAAGCAAATGATTATGAAGGATTGCGAAAACTTTCGAACGATGGGAGAACTGATACGGTCAACCAATTAGTAGAGTACTCCCATCTATACAACGATAAAATGAAAGATGGTCTGGTTTCTGTTTTCGGAAAGACTACAACTCAACTGAATAACTTCTTTTTACTCTTAATTTTACTCGGAGCCATACTACTTACCTTAGGTGCTTGGATGATTCAACGTGTTCTTTCTCGTATCATTCGACCTATTGAACAAATGAAATCAGCTGCAGATAGTTACCAAAACGAACAACAATTCACTTTCCGACCTACTAAACGATCAGACGAGATTGGTGCCTTATCCGATTCCTTCGCCAAAATGATCAACATCATCCAATCAAATGAACAAGAATTGGTTTCGCAGAACGAAGAACTTCTATCTCAACAAGATGAATTAGTGGATAGACAGCTTAAAATGGAAGACGCTCTCTCCGAAGCCCGTTATTCTAAAGTACGTCTCGAACGCTACAACGACCTGAATCACCAATTATCTTTCTCACTCGATAAACAGGCATTAGCTGATAACGTTCTTGATTATTTTGACGAGTTGTATTCAATCGACGTCGGTGCTTTTTGGCTCCCGCAAAATGGCGAGCATTCCTTAAAAGGATTTAGCGAAGAAATGTTCGACGAATTCAAGGAAAATCAGCTTTCCTACGTGCATCTACGACTTCAAAGTGAACCCTACTTTATTATTAAGAGACAGGCTGATTATGAAAAAGGTATTTCAACTTCACCGACCTATGTATACGACTTTTTCACTGCCATAAAAGACAGCAAGGGCCGATTCAGTACAGCTATTTCATTGTCAAGGATTGGACGCCCCTTTACTAAAGAAGATACCCATGATATCTACGGTCTTATTAAACGTGTTTCCTTGGCGGTCGACAGGATTATTCAATACGATATTATTAATCGCGAACGTACACTCAACCAAAACATTCTCGACAGCGTCAATGAAAGTATTCAGTTCGTTTCGAAGGCTGGAATCATGGAAAAGCATAATCGTGCCTTATTCGGCCTTCTCGATTTACCCACTAATCAGTCGGATGACGAATTGTCCAAAGAGCAATGGCTGCAAGGATTCCTGGATAAGACGCATGACCAAGGTCAGTTGCAAGTCTTTTTCGAAGCATCACTTTCGTCTCAAGCAGAAAGTGTTTCTCAAACGTTCTATACAATTGAAGGAGAAATACCAAAAGTTATGAACGTCTACAGTCTCCCCGTTATGATTGAAGGTAACAAAGCAGGTACCATTTTTGTTCACCGGGATATTACACAGGAGCATGAAATCAATCGCATGAAAACCGAACTCGTATCGACCGTGAGTCATGAACTACGGACACCATTATCCAGCGTGCTAGGCTTTACTGAGCTTCTTCTATCCAGAGATATGGATCCTGCACGACAAAAACGCTATCTCGAGACTATCCATAAAGAGGCAAAAAGATTAACAACACTTATTAATGATTTCCTCGACTTACAGCGAATGGAATCAGGTAAACAGTCTTATAATATGAGCGAAATCAATATTTTTGATATTGCTCAACAAACCGTTGAACTCTTTCCAATCAGCGATTCACATTCATTTGAAATTATCGACAACACAACCAATTCGCCTCTCTATGCGGATGGTGATCGACTCGTACAAGTGTTTACAAATCTATTCAGCAACGCCATTAAGTTTTCCCCTGAAGGCGGTAAAATTACCGTTTCCCTTGTAACTGAACAAGACCGCGTTGTCGTTTCCATTAAGGATAATGGAATTGGTATTCCGCAAAATCAGGTTGTACATATGTTTGAAAAGTTTCATCGCTTTGATAACAGTTACAGCCGTAAAATCGGTGGAACCGGGCTTGGGCTGTCCATCTGTCGTGAGATTATTGAGAAACACGAAGGCTCAATCTGGATTGAATCAGAAGAAAACAAAGGGACTAACGTTTCGTTCTCATTGCCAATTAAAACGAAGGTTACGAATGAAATGCTTTCTTTGAATGCACCTTCAGTTGTCATCGTTGAAGACGATTCAAGCATTGCTTTGCTCCTTGCTGAAGGGTTAATAATGAAAGGTTTTTCCGTTATACATCATTCTGAAGTCGATGCTGCTTTCAATTACGCAAAAGAGCAACAACCCGACTGTATGGTGATCGACCTCATGTTAGGCAATAATCAAACAGGATGGGATCTCATCAGACATTTAAAAGAGGAAACATCGACTCAACAGATTCCTATTATTATTTCATCCGCTCTCGAAAAGCAAGAGCAGCTAATTGAACAATTCCACGTAGAACACTATATGACAAAGCCTTATCCTCTTCACAAATTGTCTGAAACTGTTTTAACGGCATTGCACATCAAAGATGGTCGAATTTTGTATCCAGATTCATCACGAAATAGACTATAA
- a CDS encoding SLC13 family permease, protein MITRMEKLKSKHTWMDQLTIKPIVIISIHFLLLVVIVLIDDLDYSAKIALFAFLSAMTLWVTTKIPAGYVALALIVFIIIMKAEGPELLYHAMSEEVVWLMVGSFIIGEAVKQSGLAQRLTLSILRKSNNKNSVLLGMSSVLVTSAFFVPSTSGRAALAMPIINQLGQKFSTKEQSVLTILAPVIILMSTSATLIGAGSHLIGVSLLESTVGQSISYSQWFIWGVPFAIVISLVSYIVIKWMLWPKDGLKEIENVQTEEQAMSSKKMNGKEKKTLILLAFLIVGWMTESIHGYDIAFVTMVGAVIVMLPTYGIVNWKTGMKSVSWNLIIFVAAATALGRVLVDSGVVAWIEKKMFSVLQLFIDAPEWLIVFIILFVTVTSHLYITSHTTRAVVFIPSLLLFSETIGIDPTTVVFLSLIGMNYCVTVPVSSKALLLFYEEGAISYDAKQLIKISALLMPLYILVMMLFYFTYWQWAGMQL, encoded by the coding sequence ATGATTACACGGATGGAGAAACTAAAGAGTAAACATACATGGATGGATCAATTAACAATAAAGCCCATAGTAATCATCAGTATACACTTCCTGCTGTTAGTTGTTATCGTCTTAATCGATGACCTAGACTACTCAGCAAAAATAGCATTATTTGCTTTCTTATCAGCGATGACACTGTGGGTTACAACTAAAATTCCAGCAGGATATGTCGCATTGGCACTTATTGTGTTCATTATCATAATGAAGGCAGAAGGCCCGGAGCTCTTATACCATGCAATGTCAGAGGAAGTCGTTTGGCTAATGGTAGGTTCTTTTATAATTGGTGAGGCAGTCAAACAATCTGGGTTAGCACAACGATTAACCCTTTCAATACTAAGGAAATCAAACAATAAAAACAGTGTTCTCTTGGGGATGAGTTCTGTATTAGTTACATCTGCTTTTTTTGTCCCTTCTACCTCGGGGCGAGCAGCGTTAGCGATGCCAATCATAAATCAACTAGGCCAAAAGTTCTCAACAAAGGAACAAAGCGTACTCACTATTTTAGCACCCGTAATTATTTTAATGAGTACATCTGCTACACTAATCGGCGCGGGCTCACATTTAATTGGCGTCAGTTTACTCGAAAGTACGGTCGGCCAATCCATTTCTTATAGCCAATGGTTCATCTGGGGAGTTCCATTTGCTATCGTCATCTCACTTGTCTCTTATATCGTCATTAAATGGATGTTATGGCCGAAAGATGGCTTGAAGGAAATAGAAAATGTGCAAACTGAAGAACAAGCGATGAGTAGTAAAAAGATGAACGGCAAAGAAAAGAAGACCTTAATCTTGCTTGCATTTTTGATAGTAGGTTGGATGACAGAAAGTATACACGGCTATGATATAGCTTTTGTTACGATGGTTGGGGCAGTCATCGTAATGCTACCCACTTATGGAATTGTCAATTGGAAAACTGGGATGAAGTCCGTATCATGGAATTTAATCATATTTGTTGCAGCAGCAACTGCACTTGGAAGAGTACTAGTAGATTCAGGTGTCGTCGCGTGGATTGAAAAAAAAATGTTTAGTGTGCTGCAGCTGTTTATAGATGCACCAGAATGGCTTATTGTTTTTATCATCTTGTTTGTAACAGTCACAAGTCATTTGTATATTACATCACATACCACACGCGCAGTCGTCTTTATTCCTAGTTTATTATTATTTAGTGAAACAATCGGAATAGACCCTACGACTGTCGTATTCTTAAGTCTAATTGGCATGAACTATTGTGTGACGGTTCCTGTCAGTTCGAAAGCGTTGCTGCTTTTTTATGAAGAAGGAGCCATTTCATATGACGCAAAACAACTGATAAAAATCAGCGCACTATTAATGCCTCTTTATATACTAGTGATGATGTTGTTCTATTTCACCTATTGGCAGTGGGCGGGTATGCAATTGTGA
- a CDS encoding glycerate kinase — MKIVIVPSGFKECLGAEEVALAMERGVRRVNHFMDVEVIPMIDGGEGFAKTIVNLKGGTLLYKEITGPVGKKILSFFGIFEENGKRTAVIEMAAVAGLKLVPHHQRNPLKTTTYGVGELISAALDLGVDKILIGCGDSGTSDGGAGMAQALGVQFFDNNCRLVAINGGEDLMKANSVAITNIDPRLATVTIDVACNWTNILCGEKGVARVFGPQKGATPEQVDQLAVGLDHYAALIQETVGIDVRSLPGSGASGGLGAGLIAFTGAQLHPRFDIIMNYIRIEEKILTADIVFTAEGSLDFQTPNGKIPSEVARIAKLNNIPVIAITGTIGKGAAVNYDAGIDAYSSIIQKPTTLENAMKNAPLWIEESTESAFRQVAIGLGIAKKMYYKESVKP, encoded by the coding sequence ATGAAAATTGTAATTGTGCCATCTGGGTTTAAAGAATGTTTGGGTGCTGAGGAAGTTGCTTTAGCGATGGAACGTGGCGTGAGACGTGTTAATCACTTTATGGACGTGGAAGTTATTCCAATGATTGACGGCGGCGAAGGATTTGCGAAAACTATTGTTAATCTAAAGGGCGGAACATTACTATACAAAGAGATAACAGGACCCGTTGGCAAAAAAATTCTAAGTTTTTTTGGCATTTTCGAAGAGAATGGCAAACGAACAGCAGTAATAGAAATGGCAGCTGTTGCCGGGCTGAAGCTCGTGCCTCATCATCAACGAAATCCTTTGAAAACAACTACCTACGGCGTAGGAGAGTTGATCAGTGCTGCACTTGACCTAGGCGTTGACAAGATTTTAATTGGCTGTGGTGATTCTGGCACATCCGATGGCGGAGCAGGAATGGCACAAGCATTAGGCGTTCAATTTTTTGATAACAACTGTCGACTCGTAGCGATTAACGGCGGAGAAGATTTGATGAAAGCAAACTCGGTAGCGATTACAAATATAGATCCACGTCTAGCTACCGTTACGATAGACGTAGCGTGTAATTGGACCAATATTTTATGTGGCGAAAAAGGTGTCGCCCGTGTCTTCGGACCGCAAAAAGGAGCGACTCCAGAACAAGTTGATCAATTAGCAGTTGGATTAGACCACTATGCTGCTTTAATTCAAGAGACCGTAGGGATAGATGTTCGGTCATTGCCAGGCAGTGGAGCATCAGGTGGATTAGGTGCAGGACTCATTGCATTTACCGGAGCCCAGTTACATCCAAGATTCGACATCATTATGAACTATATTCGTATAGAAGAAAAAATTTTAACAGCAGACATTGTCTTCACCGCGGAAGGCAGTTTAGATTTCCAAACACCAAATGGCAAGATTCCGTCTGAAGTAGCACGAATTGCCAAACTAAATAATATCCCTGTAATTGCTATTACAGGAACAATCGGCAAAGGAGCAGCCGTAAACTACGACGCGGGAATCGATGCATACAGCAGTATTATTCAAAAACCAACAACCTTAGAGAATGCTATGAAAAATGCACCACTATGGATAGAAGAAAGTACGGAGTCCGCGTTTAGGCAAGTAGCAATTGGATTGGGCATTGCAAAAAAAATGTATTATAAGGAAAGTGTGAAACCATAA
- a CDS encoding PstS family phosphate ABC transporter substrate-binding protein, with product MGNENSVLRKAGDVVLFIVIMGLLLPFLLIGALYVWLDGLLFLLPFTVVLYMSLGTVLFVRMFGKSKHEKVVYRVIIGVVSLSLIVAVPSIYNKTRPVVQDGQVDTNAYELFSDHTKVVALTEPSTLKIKDNLPIIDGATALYPVYAAFAQAVYPEKKYDQYDSEVMSNRTGEAYNNLINGRADIIFALAPSDQQLATAKRLGKELKLTPIGKEAFVFFVNEKNPVQSLTVDEIKGIYTGDITNWREVGGKKKDIRAFQRPEDSGSQTALQHFMGDMPIMDPPVEDIASLMGTVIDQVSDYKNYNNAIGYTFRYYSTEMTKNNAIRLLSVNGVEPTKKTIRLGDYPITNELYAVTAGSDNPHIETFIDWILSDQGQEIVEKTGYVSIQ from the coding sequence GTGGGAAATGAAAATAGTGTTTTGCGAAAAGCGGGAGATGTTGTTTTATTCATTGTCATCATGGGCCTGCTGTTACCATTTCTACTTATCGGTGCTTTATATGTTTGGCTTGACGGACTGTTATTTTTGCTACCATTCACGGTAGTGCTTTATATGTCATTGGGTACTGTATTATTCGTAAGAATGTTTGGAAAGAGCAAACATGAAAAAGTTGTTTACCGCGTCATCATTGGAGTCGTTAGCCTATCGCTCATTGTCGCAGTTCCGAGCATTTACAATAAAACAAGGCCCGTTGTTCAGGATGGCCAAGTGGATACGAACGCCTATGAACTATTTAGTGACCATACAAAAGTGGTGGCCCTTACCGAACCATCCACGTTAAAAATTAAAGATAATCTACCAATTATTGATGGTGCGACTGCATTATATCCTGTTTATGCTGCTTTCGCACAAGCGGTGTATCCTGAAAAAAAGTATGACCAATACGACAGTGAAGTAATGTCGAATCGTACGGGGGAAGCTTATAATAACCTCATAAATGGTAGGGCTGATATCATTTTCGCGCTTGCTCCATCTGACCAGCAATTGGCGACGGCAAAACGATTAGGAAAAGAATTAAAACTGACACCCATCGGCAAAGAAGCCTTTGTATTTTTTGTTAATGAAAAAAATCCTGTGCAGAGTTTGACTGTGGATGAAATCAAAGGGATTTATACAGGGGACATAACGAATTGGAGAGAAGTCGGCGGTAAGAAGAAGGACATTCGCGCATTCCAACGACCTGAGGATAGTGGTAGCCAGACAGCTCTCCAACATTTTATGGGCGACATGCCGATTATGGATCCGCCTGTCGAGGACATCGCATCACTAATGGGCACAGTTATCGATCAAGTATCTGATTATAAAAACTACAATAATGCCATTGGTTACACATTTAGATATTATTCTACGGAAATGACGAAAAACAATGCTATCCGTTTACTTTCCGTGAATGGTGTCGAACCAACAAAGAAAACCATTCGCTTGGGAGACTATCCGATTACAAACGAATTGTACGCAGTCACAGCTGGAAGTGACAATCCGCATATTGAGACATTCATCGACTGGATTTTGTCGGATCAAGGGCAGGAGATTGTTGAGAAGACAGGGTATGTTTCGATTCAATGA
- a CDS encoding MFS transporter yields the protein MSNHVLKNRGFVSLWAGSAISELGGSFGTFCNSIIVYELTGSKLALGSMWLLYFIPSILLQLVSGPFIDKWSRKWIMIFSQWTRAVVFLVPLLSVMFGGLQVWHIYLIQIVIGLVTPLYVPASQAITPTIVSKEQLPTANAYLDGTTRLMMFLAPMAGGIVINYMGTDSTLLFVFISLTLSGFLLLRMEEQRVPQKIRTTWLEQFKEGIQYFFQERTIVWLGFFLAFVQFGVGVTIVINLPYITDVLNGNYEDYGLFMAGFPLGYVIGSMLIGRLKFHSRRMLMLGSLVIAGFTYIALGLIQSIQLAIVVEIIAGIMMAFFSIHNITICQQAVPNHLMGKVMSVRLVIIRAALPIGIVVGGVVSELWGIRPLFVLIGSIISIVSVIGIVFPYFKFIDGPSKSDLLHEKG from the coding sequence ATGAGCAATCATGTCTTGAAAAACCGAGGATTTGTTTCATTATGGGCTGGAAGTGCAATTTCCGAATTAGGCGGCTCCTTTGGGACATTTTGTAATTCAATTATTGTTTATGAACTTACAGGGTCAAAGCTTGCTCTGGGTAGCATGTGGTTACTTTACTTCATCCCTTCTATTTTGCTACAACTGGTTAGCGGTCCGTTCATCGATAAGTGGAGCCGTAAATGGATCATGATTTTCTCTCAGTGGACAAGGGCAGTCGTTTTTCTTGTTCCTCTTTTATCGGTCATGTTCGGTGGTTTGCAGGTGTGGCATATATATCTAATTCAAATCGTAATTGGGCTTGTTACACCGCTTTACGTTCCCGCTAGTCAGGCCATTACTCCAACAATCGTCTCGAAGGAGCAGTTACCTACGGCCAATGCCTATCTTGATGGAACAACAAGGCTCATGATGTTCTTAGCACCGATGGCTGGTGGGATTGTTATTAACTATATGGGAACGGATTCAACCTTGTTATTCGTATTTATATCGCTTACGTTAAGTGGGTTTCTTCTTTTACGGATGGAAGAGCAAAGAGTTCCTCAAAAAATACGTACAACTTGGTTGGAGCAGTTTAAAGAAGGTATCCAGTACTTCTTCCAAGAACGAACAATCGTGTGGCTTGGGTTCTTCCTTGCTTTCGTACAGTTCGGAGTCGGTGTCACAATAGTTATCAACTTGCCCTATATCACGGATGTTTTGAATGGGAACTACGAAGATTATGGCTTATTTATGGCCGGCTTTCCTTTAGGCTATGTGATTGGATCTATGCTGATCGGGAGGTTGAAATTTCACAGTAGAAGAATGTTGATGCTTGGTTCGTTGGTGATCGCTGGATTTACTTACATTGCATTAGGGCTTATTCAATCGATACAGCTAGCGATTGTTGTTGAAATAATTGCCGGAATTATGATGGCCTTCTTCAGTATCCACAATATCACGATTTGTCAGCAGGCGGTTCCGAATCATTTGATGGGGAAAGTTATGTCGGTTCGATTAGTTATTATTCGAGCTGCGCTGCCTATCGGAATTGTTGTTGGCGGTGTTGTGAGTGAGTTATGGGGGATCAGGCCTCTATTCGTCCTAATTGGTTCAATCATCAGTATCGTGTCAGTGATAGGTATCGTCTTTCCTTATTTCAAGTTCATTGATGGCCCCTCCAAATCTGATTTATTGCATGAAAAAGGATAG
- a CDS encoding diguanylate cyclase gives MNQSKYQLMLLGRIETTFSKWREKEFITEHELYLFLHMLKGTSGTIGLDALSAFCSSQLEILSSENYSEIPVHSLENFCKRIRSYLDGTREEDKSTVPEECHKRFDKETFVLIIDDDLEFASYVKELLEKMGAQVIVALNGKRGIEQFYSMSPNFVLIDLMLPDVSGFEILDQIKDTANARQVTIAIMSVDQSRENKIKAYERGAMDFIGKPIDIEMFIPYLFNRDGIRKTTARSITTDGLTGVGNRRHFDERIYYFAETFNRSGVHFSFVMLDIDHFKQVNDVYGHPMGDEVLRKLGEVMLAEKRELDGVFRYGGEEFAFLLSGSNDEESSQFVERVRKKFNAIVFQKSARQFSVTFSAGIATYSGDVDKLVSSADQALYEAKRTGRNRTVIFDEHKSHVKRKLHVIIVDDDALIRRMLQEELVKWTLPDIDITVEAFKDGPTFLETDWYSKEEHYIVLLDGIMPGMDGLEVLSRLKRLRVEKNILVSMMTARASDSDVKAALWLGADDYIMKPVKPKDVLLRIQQMANRLFN, from the coding sequence ATGAACCAAAGCAAGTATCAATTGATGCTCCTCGGACGTATTGAAACAACCTTTTCAAAGTGGCGAGAAAAGGAGTTTATCACTGAACATGAACTGTACCTATTTTTACATATGTTGAAAGGAACTTCGGGCACAATTGGACTAGATGCTTTGTCTGCATTTTGTTCTTCTCAACTTGAAATTCTATCATCTGAAAATTATAGTGAAATACCTGTTCACTCCCTTGAAAACTTTTGTAAAAGGATTAGGAGTTATCTAGATGGAACGAGAGAAGAAGATAAATCTACAGTTCCGGAAGAATGCCACAAGAGGTTCGATAAAGAGACTTTTGTACTGATTATCGATGATGATTTGGAGTTTGCTTCTTATGTGAAAGAACTTCTTGAAAAAATGGGTGCTCAAGTAATCGTCGCCTTGAATGGCAAACGCGGTATAGAGCAGTTCTATTCAATGAGTCCGAACTTTGTACTAATCGACTTGATGTTACCAGATGTGAGCGGTTTTGAGATTCTTGACCAGATAAAAGACACTGCTAATGCACGGCAAGTGACGATTGCAATTATGAGTGTCGATCAATCACGAGAAAATAAGATAAAGGCATATGAACGGGGGGCGATGGATTTTATCGGTAAGCCCATTGATATAGAAATGTTCATACCTTATTTATTCAATCGTGATGGGATACGAAAAACCACTGCTAGGTCAATCACGACTGACGGACTCACTGGCGTAGGGAATCGTAGGCATTTTGATGAAAGAATCTATTACTTTGCGGAAACGTTTAACAGGTCAGGGGTTCACTTTTCATTTGTTATGCTGGATATCGATCACTTCAAGCAAGTGAATGATGTATATGGTCACCCAATGGGGGATGAAGTACTCCGAAAGTTGGGCGAGGTAATGTTAGCTGAAAAGAGAGAGTTGGATGGTGTATTCAGGTACGGAGGCGAAGAATTTGCTTTTCTTCTGTCAGGATCAAATGATGAAGAATCTTCCCAATTCGTAGAAAGAGTCCGGAAAAAATTTAATGCAATCGTCTTTCAAAAATCGGCTCGTCAGTTTTCTGTTACATTTTCCGCTGGAATCGCAACATATTCTGGTGACGTAGACAAGCTAGTATCATCAGCAGACCAAGCGCTTTATGAAGCAAAACGTACTGGACGCAATCGGACTGTTATTTTTGATGAACACAAGTCGCATGTAAAGCGTAAGCTACATGTTATTATCGTGGACGATGACGCGTTGATACGTCGAATGCTCCAGGAGGAGTTAGTTAAATGGACGTTACCTGACATTGACATCACTGTAGAAGCGTTTAAGGATGGTCCGACATTTCTCGAAACCGACTGGTATAGTAAGGAAGAACATTACATCGTCCTACTGGACGGTATCATGCCTGGAATGGATGGACTTGAGGTTCTAAGCCGTTTAAAGAGACTTAGAGTTGAAAAAAACATACTGGTATCTATGATGACTGCACGAGCAAGTGACTCTGATGTGAAGGCGGCGTTGTGGCTTGGGGCGGATGATTATATTATGAAGCCGGTCAAGCCGAAGGATGTCCTGTTACGCATACAGCAAATGGCGAACAGATTATTTAATTGA